A single window of Ferrimonas balearica DSM 9799 DNA harbors:
- the katG gene encoding catalase/peroxidase HPI, whose amino-acid sequence MSQDKPQGGCPFMHGANTATEQSTMEWWPKALNLDILHQHDSKSNPLGADFNYAEAFKQLDLEAVKADLKALMTDSQDWWPADWGHYGGLMIRMAWHSAGTYRTADGRGGAGTGNQRFAPINSWPDNANLDKARRLLWPIKRKYGNALSWADLMILAGNMAYESMGLKTFGFAGGREDIWHPEKDTYWGSEREWLAPSDNPNSRYSGERDLANPLAAVMMGLIYVNPEGVDGNPDPLKTAHDVRVTFARMAMNDEETVALTAGGHTVGKCHGNGRAENLGPEPEAAELEEQGLGWNNKTGRGVGRDTVTSGIEGAWTTNPTQWDNGYFHLLLNYDWELKKSPAGAWQWEPIDIKEEDKPVDVEDPSIRLNPIMTDADMAMKMDPEYRKIAERFYADPAYFSETFARAWFKLTHRDLGPKSRYLGADVPAEDLIWQDPVPAVDYTLSDAEIAELKATLLASGLTPAELITTAWDSARTYRGSDHRGGANGARIRLAPQKDWVGNEPERLQKVLSVLEQIQSGLSKPVSLADLIVLGGSAAVEQAAKNAGVDITVPFAPGRGDASADMTDVESFEVLEPLHDGFRNWVKGDYVVTPEEMLLDRAQLMGLTAPEMTVLIGGMRVLGTNHGGTKHGVFTDREGVLSNDFFVNLTDMNYQWKPAGKNLYHLCERQSGDVKWTATRADLVFGSNSILRAYAEVYAQDDNQQKFVQDFVNAWVKVMNADRFDLK is encoded by the coding sequence ATGAGTCAGGACAAACCCCAGGGCGGGTGCCCGTTTATGCACGGCGCCAACACCGCCACTGAGCAGTCCACCATGGAGTGGTGGCCCAAGGCGCTGAACCTCGACATCCTGCATCAGCACGACAGCAAGTCCAATCCGTTGGGTGCCGACTTCAACTACGCCGAAGCGTTTAAACAACTGGATCTGGAAGCGGTCAAAGCCGACTTGAAAGCGCTGATGACCGACAGCCAGGATTGGTGGCCAGCCGACTGGGGGCATTACGGTGGCCTGATGATCCGCATGGCCTGGCACTCCGCTGGCACCTACCGCACCGCCGATGGCCGCGGTGGCGCTGGCACTGGCAACCAGCGCTTCGCGCCGATCAACTCCTGGCCTGACAACGCCAACCTGGACAAAGCCCGCCGCCTGCTGTGGCCAATTAAGCGCAAATACGGCAACGCCCTGTCCTGGGCTGACCTGATGATCCTGGCAGGAAACATGGCTTATGAGTCAATGGGCCTGAAAACCTTTGGCTTTGCTGGTGGCCGTGAAGACATCTGGCATCCGGAAAAAGACACCTACTGGGGCTCTGAGCGGGAGTGGTTGGCGCCGTCCGACAACCCCAACAGCCGCTACTCCGGCGAACGCGATCTGGCCAACCCGTTGGCCGCCGTAATGATGGGCCTCATCTACGTAAACCCGGAAGGGGTGGATGGCAATCCGGACCCGCTCAAAACCGCTCACGATGTGCGTGTCACCTTCGCCCGCATGGCGATGAACGACGAAGAGACCGTGGCACTGACCGCCGGTGGTCACACTGTGGGCAAATGCCACGGTAACGGCCGCGCTGAAAACCTGGGGCCGGAACCCGAAGCGGCGGAGCTGGAAGAACAGGGCCTGGGCTGGAACAACAAAACCGGCCGTGGCGTTGGCCGTGATACCGTGACCAGCGGCATCGAGGGGGCCTGGACCACCAACCCGACCCAATGGGACAACGGCTACTTCCACCTGCTGCTGAACTACGACTGGGAGCTGAAAAAGAGCCCGGCCGGCGCCTGGCAGTGGGAACCCATCGACATCAAAGAGGAAGACAAGCCGGTGGACGTGGAGGACCCCTCCATCCGTCTGAACCCGATCATGACCGATGCCGACATGGCGATGAAGATGGACCCGGAGTACCGCAAGATCGCCGAGCGCTTCTACGCGGACCCCGCCTACTTCTCCGAAACCTTTGCCCGCGCCTGGTTTAAGCTGACTCACCGTGATCTGGGGCCGAAGAGCCGCTATCTGGGTGCAGACGTACCGGCGGAAGACCTGATCTGGCAGGACCCGGTGCCGGCGGTGGATTACACCCTGAGCGACGCCGAGATCGCCGAACTCAAAGCCACCCTGCTGGCCAGCGGCCTGACTCCGGCGGAACTGATCACCACCGCCTGGGACAGCGCCCGCACCTACCGTGGCTCCGACCACCGTGGCGGCGCCAATGGTGCCCGCATTCGTCTGGCGCCGCAGAAGGACTGGGTTGGCAACGAGCCGGAGCGCCTGCAAAAGGTGCTGAGTGTGCTGGAACAGATCCAGTCCGGACTGAGCAAACCTGTCAGTTTGGCGGACCTGATCGTGTTGGGCGGCAGCGCCGCCGTCGAGCAAGCCGCCAAGAACGCCGGCGTCGACATCACCGTGCCCTTCGCACCGGGTCGTGGCGATGCCAGCGCCGACATGACCGACGTTGAGTCCTTTGAGGTGCTGGAACCGCTGCATGACGGTTTCCGCAACTGGGTAAAAGGCGACTACGTGGTGACTCCGGAAGAGATGCTGCTGGACCGCGCCCAACTGATGGGCCTGACCGCACCGGAGATGACCGTACTGATCGGCGGTATGCGGGTACTGGGCACCAACCACGGTGGCACTAAGCACGGCGTCTTTACCGACCGCGAAGGCGTGCTGAGCAACGACTTCTTCGTCAACCTGACTGACATGAACTACCAGTGGAAACCGGCAGGCAAAAACCTGTACCACCTGTGTGAGCGCCAGTCCGGTGACGTGAAGTGGACCGCCACCCGCGCCGATCTGGTGTTTGGTTCCAACTCCATCCTGCGCGCCTACGCCGAGGTGTATGCTCAGGACGACAACCAGCAGAAGTTCGTCCAGGACTTCGTCAACGCTTGGGTTAAGGTGATGAACGCTGACCGCTTCGACCTGAAGTAA
- a CDS encoding HNH endonuclease: MIQVTYSQAGRQRRKTYQTERAAKRSIRRWLEQGGEEEARHAILYVAGSETRMFRNADELEPALSTSPGDFYRSQAWLTLRAQAFIHFGNHCACCGAKAGPDVALQVDHIKPRSLYPELALELDNLQILCRDCNLGKSNRFTTQWR; the protein is encoded by the coding sequence ATGATTCAGGTTACCTATTCTCAGGCCGGGCGACAGCGGCGTAAAACCTATCAAACGGAGCGGGCGGCCAAGCGCAGTATTCGCCGTTGGCTGGAGCAGGGTGGGGAGGAGGAGGCCCGGCACGCCATTTTGTATGTTGCTGGCAGTGAAACCCGGATGTTTCGGAATGCCGATGAACTGGAGCCCGCATTGTCGACCTCTCCGGGTGACTTTTACCGGAGTCAGGCTTGGCTGACATTGCGGGCCCAGGCGTTCATCCACTTCGGCAATCACTGCGCCTGTTGTGGAGCGAAAGCCGGCCCGGATGTGGCACTACAGGTTGATCACATTAAGCCTCGCTCCCTATACCCGGAGTTAGCGCTGGAGCTCGATAATCTTCAAATTCTCTGCCGGGATTGCAACCTGGGTAAATCCAATCGATTTACCACTCAGTGGCGCTGA
- a CDS encoding NAD(P)H-dependent oxidoreductase, with protein sequence METPAPRNILVLFAHPAQQHSEITVRLARAVKDLPNVTLVDLYAEYPTLEINIAREQERLLQHDVIVFLHPLYWYSTPAILKEWMDLVLEYNFAYGHKGLALKGKYLFASVSAGGQEHAYGAEGYNRYSLRELLRPLEMTANLCHMNYLPPFAIYGARTAVEEKRLAPHRERFVELLTRLSEDRIDLSDAATAPSLNAILEAQS encoded by the coding sequence ATGGAAACGCCTGCCCCACGTAACATCCTGGTGTTGTTTGCTCATCCGGCACAACAGCACTCCGAAATCACCGTCCGCCTGGCGCGGGCGGTCAAAGATCTCCCTAACGTGACTCTGGTCGATCTCTACGCCGAGTACCCGACGCTGGAGATCAACATCGCCCGTGAACAGGAGCGCCTGCTGCAGCACGATGTGATCGTGTTCCTGCACCCGCTTTACTGGTACTCCACCCCCGCCATCCTCAAAGAGTGGATGGACCTGGTGCTGGAGTACAACTTCGCATACGGCCACAAAGGGCTGGCACTCAAAGGCAAATATCTGTTCGCCTCGGTCAGTGCCGGTGGGCAGGAACACGCCTACGGTGCGGAGGGATACAACCGCTACAGCCTGCGGGAGTTGCTGCGTCCCCTGGAGATGACCGCCAATCTCTGCCATATGAACTACCTGCCACCATTTGCCATCTACGGCGCCCGCACCGCGGTGGAGGAGAAACGACTGGCGCCGCACCGGGAACGCTTTGTGGAACTGCTGACCCGGCTCAGTGAAGATCGGATCGACCTGAGCGACGCCGCCACCGCCCCGTCTCTGAACGCCATCCTGGAGGCGCAGTCATGA
- a CDS encoding FKBP-type peptidyl-prolyl cis-trans isomerase, with the protein MGHKGIKTVSKIVLIVIVLALVGLFLQRSIANKKVASENVGIGASFLAENGAKEGVETTASGLQYQVLEKGEGNVHPGPTDKVKVHYHGTLIDGTVFDSSVQRGEPISFGLNQVIKGWTEGLQLMVVGDKYRLFIPADLAYGNRGVGSIPAGSVLIFDVELLGINP; encoded by the coding sequence ATGGGCCACAAAGGGATAAAGACCGTGTCAAAAATTGTACTGATCGTCATCGTGCTGGCTCTGGTGGGCCTGTTCCTGCAACGCTCCATCGCCAATAAGAAGGTGGCTTCTGAGAACGTTGGCATCGGTGCCAGTTTCCTGGCCGAAAACGGGGCCAAGGAAGGGGTGGAGACCACCGCCTCCGGCCTGCAATACCAGGTGCTGGAGAAAGGCGAAGGCAATGTGCATCCGGGGCCGACGGACAAGGTTAAGGTGCATTACCACGGTACCCTGATTGACGGCACCGTATTTGACAGCTCAGTGCAGCGTGGCGAGCCGATCAGCTTTGGTCTGAACCAGGTGATCAAGGGCTGGACCGAAGGCCTGCAACTGATGGTGGTGGGCGACAAATACCGCCTGTTTATCCCGGCGGATCTGGCTTACGGCAACCGTGGCGTAGGCAGCATCCCGGCAGGGTCGGTACTGATTTTTGATGTGGAGTTGCTGGGCATTAACCCGTAA
- a CDS encoding monovalent cation:proton antiporter-2 (CPA2) family protein — MTGILLYAFIYLVAAVIAVPLANRFGLGSVLGYLIAGVVLGPLMGLVGSEAATLQHFAEFGVVMMLFLVGLELEPKMLWKMRGKLLGLGGLQVGITTAAIFGLGLLFELRWSVALTIGLIFALSSTAIVLQTLNEKGLTKTEGGRAGFSVLLFQDIAVIPMLALIPLLALPEFEPVGAAAAEHHEEMSLVAGLPGWAHALVVAGAIAAVVLGGHYLTRPLFRMIAEARLREIFTAAALMLVIGIAALMSMVGLSPALGTFLAGVVLATSEFRHELESDIEPFKGLLLGLFFITVGAGIDFGVLFGDFALVMGLTLGVMLLKALVLLALSYLFKIRLGDRWLFSLSLAQAGEFGFVLLAFSSQNAVLPPDLVPILSLVVALSMLLTPLLFILYERVIQPRFSRSESREADEIDAPGKVIIAGMGRFGQVVSRMLVANEVNPVVLDLSPTQIEAMRQVNIRAYYGDATRVDLLLSAGISEANLLVVAIDNPEQASELVELAKRHFPRVKVLARAYDRGHFYRLRQAGADFITREYFEGALLLAREALVGLGEHPFTAEQRIRQFRQYEKSTLDELYTHWQKDNDFFSNAAYRATFIAMVQEASSRVGRNRHDGHDSTDRAWSPPPKGYTDDIASDPDIPS, encoded by the coding sequence ATGACCGGAATCCTGCTCTACGCCTTTATCTACCTGGTTGCGGCGGTGATTGCCGTGCCCCTGGCCAACCGCTTTGGCCTGGGCTCGGTGCTGGGGTATCTGATCGCCGGGGTGGTATTGGGCCCGCTGATGGGTCTGGTGGGCTCCGAAGCCGCCACCCTGCAGCACTTCGCCGAATTTGGTGTGGTGATGATGCTGTTTCTGGTGGGTTTGGAACTGGAACCCAAGATGCTGTGGAAGATGCGCGGCAAACTGCTGGGGCTCGGTGGCCTGCAGGTGGGGATTACCACCGCGGCCATCTTTGGCCTTGGCCTGTTGTTTGAGCTGCGCTGGTCGGTCGCCCTCACCATCGGTCTGATCTTCGCCCTCTCCTCCACCGCCATCGTTTTGCAAACCCTCAATGAAAAAGGGTTAACCAAAACCGAGGGGGGCCGTGCAGGTTTCTCGGTATTGCTGTTCCAGGACATCGCGGTGATCCCGATGCTGGCCCTGATCCCGCTGTTGGCCCTGCCGGAATTTGAGCCCGTCGGCGCCGCCGCGGCAGAACATCACGAGGAGATGAGCCTGGTGGCCGGATTACCGGGCTGGGCCCACGCGCTGGTGGTGGCCGGTGCCATTGCCGCCGTGGTGCTGGGCGGACACTACCTGACCCGGCCGCTGTTCCGCATGATTGCGGAAGCCCGTCTGCGGGAGATCTTTACCGCCGCGGCGCTGATGCTGGTGATTGGCATCGCCGCCCTGATGTCGATGGTGGGCCTCTCCCCCGCCCTGGGCACCTTCCTCGCCGGCGTCGTGCTGGCCACCAGCGAGTTCCGCCACGAGCTGGAATCGGACATTGAGCCCTTTAAGGGCCTGTTGCTTGGGCTGTTCTTTATCACCGTCGGTGCCGGCATCGACTTTGGTGTGCTGTTTGGTGATTTTGCCCTGGTTATGGGGCTGACCCTCGGCGTCATGCTGCTTAAAGCGCTGGTGCTGCTGGCCCTGAGTTACCTGTTTAAGATCCGCCTCGGTGACCGCTGGCTGTTCAGCCTGTCGCTGGCCCAGGCCGGTGAGTTTGGTTTTGTCCTGTTGGCGTTCTCCAGCCAGAACGCGGTGTTGCCGCCGGATCTGGTGCCGATTCTCTCTCTGGTGGTGGCGCTGTCGATGCTGCTGACCCCCCTGCTGTTTATCCTCTATGAGCGGGTTATCCAACCCCGTTTCAGCCGCTCCGAGTCCCGCGAAGCCGATGAGATTGATGCTCCGGGTAAGGTGATCATCGCGGGCATGGGTCGCTTTGGACAGGTGGTGAGCCGAATGCTGGTGGCCAACGAGGTGAACCCGGTGGTGCTGGACCTCTCGCCCACCCAGATTGAAGCGATGCGCCAGGTGAATATCCGTGCCTACTATGGTGATGCCACCCGAGTTGACCTGCTGCTGAGTGCCGGCATCAGTGAAGCCAACCTGCTGGTGGTGGCCATCGACAACCCCGAACAGGCCAGCGAACTGGTCGAGTTGGCCAAGCGCCATTTCCCCAGAGTCAAAGTGCTGGCCCGGGCCTATGACCGTGGCCACTTCTATCGGTTGCGCCAGGCGGGGGCCGACTTCATTACCCGCGAATACTTCGAGGGCGCGCTGCTGCTGGCCAGAGAGGCGTTGGTCGGATTGGGCGAACACCCCTTCACCGCCGAACAGCGGATCCGCCAATTCCGCCAGTACGAGAAATCCACCCTGGACGAGCTCTACACCCACTGGCAGAAGGACAATGATTTCTTCTCCAATGCCGCCTACCGGGCCACCTTTATCGCTATGGTGCAGGAGGCCAGCAGCCGGGTGGGCCGCAACCGCCATGATGGCCACGACAGCACAGACCGGGCCTGGAGCCCACCGCCCAAAGGCTACACCGATGACATCGCATCGGACCCGGACATCCCCAGCTAA
- a CDS encoding mechanosensitive ion channel family protein, which translates to MENVQKVMTFLLENKLLLSALLVFFILLIRRLVLSRIRGDAMFLSEDQRKWISLTKNGAFSILVLSIFLVWKSEISEFALSVTAIAVAVVVASKEIILCFTGSIQRASSRSFRIGDWIEVGKISGEVIEHNLMATVIQEIDLYHGQYHFTGKTITLPNSMFFTYPVKNLNFMKRYVYHSFSIIVPGFNNLYPLLPDLIQKIEHHCEEFIDVARRYNGVIEKHAGVDLPGPDPHIHINSGATGEQIVHVMLFCPTEQATHLEQQIRSDFMDAYHSAYPDKASAA; encoded by the coding sequence ATGGAAAATGTTCAGAAAGTGATGACGTTTCTGCTGGAGAATAAGCTGCTTCTCAGCGCGTTGTTGGTGTTCTTTATCCTGTTAATCAGGCGCTTAGTCCTGTCCCGCATCCGCGGTGATGCCATGTTTCTGTCGGAGGACCAGCGTAAGTGGATCTCCCTGACCAAGAATGGCGCTTTCTCGATTCTGGTGCTGTCCATCTTCCTGGTGTGGAAGTCGGAAATCAGCGAGTTTGCCCTGTCGGTGACCGCGATTGCGGTGGCGGTGGTGGTGGCCTCAAAGGAGATCATCCTCTGTTTTACCGGCTCCATTCAGCGGGCCAGTTCGCGCTCATTCCGCATCGGTGACTGGATTGAGGTGGGCAAGATCAGCGGTGAGGTGATTGAGCACAACCTGATGGCCACGGTGATTCAGGAGATCGACCTCTACCACGGCCAATACCACTTCACCGGTAAAACCATCACCCTGCCCAACAGCATGTTCTTTACCTACCCGGTCAAGAATCTGAATTTTATGAAGCGGTACGTCTATCACAGCTTCTCCATCATTGTGCCGGGCTTTAATAACCTGTACCCGCTGTTGCCGGATCTTATCCAGAAGATTGAGCATCACTGCGAAGAGTTTATTGATGTGGCACGGCGCTACAACGGGGTGATTGAGAAACATGCGGGGGTCGACCTGCCGGGACCGGATCCCCATATCCACATCAACAGTGGCGCGACCGGCGAACAGATTGTCCACGTGATGTTGTTTTGCCCGACTGAGCAGGCCACCCACCTAGAGCAGCAGATTCGTTCCGACTTTATGGACGCCTACCACAGCGCCTATCCGGACAAAGCCTCCGCCGCCTGA